The following proteins come from a genomic window of Montipora foliosa isolate CH-2021 chromosome 2, ASM3666993v2, whole genome shotgun sequence:
- the LOC137992957 gene encoding long-chain-fatty-acid--CoA ligase ACSBG2-like isoform X4, translating into MLSTLSTKPEGETNGEATSSSSKQAQLTENGRNGHHQNRVAKSSPGDNGIVNPAPADSTWTVKGDGAVQLLMGSSEIENRVPVTVVQTLQTAVRMAPQRVALGVKRNGVWVKWTYQEYYDSVRSAAKSFIKLGLKPYHGVAIIGFNAPEWLISDLGAIFAGGLAVGIYATNSPEACHYVADNCKANIIVVENNAQLQKILKVWNDLPELKAVVQYLGEIEGERPPNVYSWKEFMKLGKEVADEVLQARIDDLVPNKCCTLVYTSGTTGNPKGVMLSHDNLVWTSWVGLKHFGGGQKGPEQVISYLPLSHIAAQILDIFMPITIASSVWFAQPDALKGSLVNTFKEVRPTLIFGVPRVYEKIMEKMKAIGQQNTGLKRKIAEYAKGVALKGNMNLEKGQSLPFGWTLATALLKKVRVALGLDRCRLCFVGAAPVTMETLRYFQSINIPLFELFGMSETSGPHSMSIPGHVVSGSCGIAMEGVKMKIANEDDDGNGELCVKGRHVFMGYLMNEEKTKETLDEAGWLHSGDIARIDQNGQLFITGRIKELIITAGGENIAPVPIENAIKAELPIINNAMVIGDKKKFLSCFLTLQVNVNPDTGVPSDDLTPLAIKYCQSIGSNAKTVSEVLSTKDENVMKAIQEGIDRANEHAVSRAQKVQKFIILEKDFSLPGGELGPTLKLRRPIVVKKFKEKIESLYLD; encoded by the exons ATGCTGAGTACGCTCTCGACTAAGCCGGAAG GTGAAACCAATGGAGAGGCTACAAGCAGCTCTTCCAAACAAGCTCAACTTACAGAGAACGGCCGAAACGGTCATCATCAAAATCGTGTGGCTAAGAGTTCACCTGGCGACAATGGAATTGTGAATCCGGCTCCCGCAGATTCAACGTGGACAGTCAAAGGCGATGGCGCTGTTCAGCTTCTCATGGGATCTTCTGAAATCGAAAATCGTGTTCCCGTAACCGTGGTGCAAACTTTGCAGACAGCTGTACGTATGGCCCCGCAAAGAGTTGCTCTTGGTGTTAAAAGAAACGGAGTGTGGGTGAAATGGACGTATCAGGAATATTACGATTCTGTTCGCTCTGCTGCCAAGTCCTTTATCAAG CTTGGTCTCAAGCCATATCATGGAGTAGCAATCATTGGTTTTAATGCACCAGAATGGCTGATCTCGGATTTGGGAGCCATTTTTGCAGG AGGACTTGCTGTGGGTATTTATGCTACAAATTCTCCCGAAGCATGTCACTATGTTGCTGACAATTGTAAGgccaatatcattgttgttgagaACAATGCACAACTTCAAAAAATTCTCAAG gtTTGGAATGATCTGCCGGAGCTCAAGGCTGTTGTTCAATACCTTGGAGAAATAGAAGGAGAAAGACCACCAAATGTGTACTCT TGGAAAGAGTTTATGAAACTTGGTAAAGAGGTTGCTGATGAAGTTCTTCAAGCAAGAATTGACGATTTGGTCCCAAATAAATGCTGTACCCTTGTCTACACT TCTGGAACCACTGGAAATCCCAAAGGTGTCATGCTTTCCCATGACAAT TTAGTGTGGACTTCCTGGGTTGGTCTTAAGCACTTTGGTGGTGGACAGAAAGGTCCAGAGCAGGTCATTAGCTATCTCCCTTTGAGTCACATTGCAGCTCAG ATATTGGACATTTTCATGCCAATCACTATTGCTTCTTCTGTTTGGTTTGCACAGCCAGATGCTCTCAAG GGTTCGCTTGTTAACACCTTCAAGGAAGTCAGGCCTACTTTGATTTTTGGAGTACCTAG AGTGTATGAAAAGATCATGGAAAAAATGAAGGCAATAGGACAACAAAACACTGGATTAAAGCGAAAGATTGCTGAATATGCAAAGGGTGTGGCTTTGAAAGGAAACATGAATCTTGAAAAGGG ACAATCATTGCCCTTTGGCTGGACACTTGCAACTGCCTTGCTGAAAAAG GTTCGGGTCGCATTGGGACTGGACAGATGCCGATTGTGCTTTGTGGGTGCTGCTCCCGTAACCATGGAAACCCTGAGATATTTTCAGAGCATCAACATCCCACTGTTTGAGCTGTTTGGAATGAGTGAGACTTCAGGGCCGCATTCCATGTCGATTCCTGGTCATGTAGTTTCGGGGAGCTGTGGCATTGCCATGGAAGGTGTTAAAATGAAAATAGCAAATGAAGACGACGACGGAAATGGAGAG CTGTGTGTTAAGGGACGCCACGTTTTCATGGGATACTTGATGAACGAGGAAAAGACAAAGGAGACACTGGATGAGGCCGGATGGCTTCACTCAGGAGATATCGCAAGGATTGACCAG AATGGGCAGCTCTTCATCACTGGACGAATCAAAG agTTGATCATCACTGCCGGTGGGGAGAATATCGCCCCAGTCCCAATTGAAAATGCAATCAAAGCAGAGCTGCCGATAATAAACAATGCAATGGTGATCGGCGACAAGAAAAAGTTTCTCTCCTGTTTCTTAACCCTCCAG GTGAATGTCAACCCAGATACTGGTGTGCCTTCAGATGATCTCACACCACTCGCTATCAAATACTGCCAGTCCATTGGAAGCAATGCAAAGACTGTCTCTGAGGTTCTGTCAACCAAGGATGAGAATGTAATGAAGGCCATACAGGAGGGCATTGATCGAGCAAATGAACATGCTGTGTCTCGGGCTCAAAAG GTTCAGAAGTTCATCATCTTAGAGAAAGACTTCTCGCTTCCTGGAGGAGAGCTAG
- the LOC137992957 gene encoding long-chain-fatty-acid--CoA ligase ACSBG2-like isoform X3 produces the protein MLSTLSTKPEGQHGGKFKGLHGETNGEATSSSSKQAQLTENGRNGHHQNRVAKSSPGDNGIVNPAPADSTWTVKGDGAVQLLMGSSEIENRVPVTVVQTLQTAVRMAPQRVALGVKRNGVWVKWTYQEYYDSVRSAAKSFIKLGLKPYHGVAIIGFNAPEWLISDLGAIFAGGLAVGIYATNSPEACHYVADNCKANIIVVENNAQLQKILKVWNDLPELKAVVQYLGEIEGERPPNVYSWKEFMKLGKEVADEVLQARIDDLVPNKCCTLVYTSGTTGNPKGVMLSHDNLVWTSWVGLKHFGGGQKGPEQVISYLPLSHIAAQILDIFMPITIASSVWFAQPDALKGSLVNTFKEVRPTLIFGVPRVYEKIMEKMKAIGQQNTGLKRKIAEYAKGVALKGNMNLEKGQSLPFGWTLATALLKKVRVALGLDRCRLCFVGAAPVTMETLRYFQSINIPLFELFGMSETSGPHSMSIPGHVVSGSCGIAMEGVKMKIANEDDDGNGELCVKGRHVFMGYLMNEEKTKETLDEAGWLHSGDIARIDQNGQLFITGRIKELIITAGGENIAPVPIENAIKAELPIINNAMVIGDKKKFLSCFLTLQVNVNPDTGVPSDDLTPLAIKYCQSIGSNAKTVSEVLSTKDENVMKAIQEGIDRANEHAVSRAQKVQKFIILEKDFSLPGGELGPTLKLRRPIVVKKFKEKIESLYLD, from the exons ATGCTGAGTACGCTCTCGACTAAGCCGGAAG ggcaacatggcgggaaattcaaaggtttgcaTG GTGAAACCAATGGAGAGGCTACAAGCAGCTCTTCCAAACAAGCTCAACTTACAGAGAACGGCCGAAACGGTCATCATCAAAATCGTGTGGCTAAGAGTTCACCTGGCGACAATGGAATTGTGAATCCGGCTCCCGCAGATTCAACGTGGACAGTCAAAGGCGATGGCGCTGTTCAGCTTCTCATGGGATCTTCTGAAATCGAAAATCGTGTTCCCGTAACCGTGGTGCAAACTTTGCAGACAGCTGTACGTATGGCCCCGCAAAGAGTTGCTCTTGGTGTTAAAAGAAACGGAGTGTGGGTGAAATGGACGTATCAGGAATATTACGATTCTGTTCGCTCTGCTGCCAAGTCCTTTATCAAG CTTGGTCTCAAGCCATATCATGGAGTAGCAATCATTGGTTTTAATGCACCAGAATGGCTGATCTCGGATTTGGGAGCCATTTTTGCAGG AGGACTTGCTGTGGGTATTTATGCTACAAATTCTCCCGAAGCATGTCACTATGTTGCTGACAATTGTAAGgccaatatcattgttgttgagaACAATGCACAACTTCAAAAAATTCTCAAG gtTTGGAATGATCTGCCGGAGCTCAAGGCTGTTGTTCAATACCTTGGAGAAATAGAAGGAGAAAGACCACCAAATGTGTACTCT TGGAAAGAGTTTATGAAACTTGGTAAAGAGGTTGCTGATGAAGTTCTTCAAGCAAGAATTGACGATTTGGTCCCAAATAAATGCTGTACCCTTGTCTACACT TCTGGAACCACTGGAAATCCCAAAGGTGTCATGCTTTCCCATGACAAT TTAGTGTGGACTTCCTGGGTTGGTCTTAAGCACTTTGGTGGTGGACAGAAAGGTCCAGAGCAGGTCATTAGCTATCTCCCTTTGAGTCACATTGCAGCTCAG ATATTGGACATTTTCATGCCAATCACTATTGCTTCTTCTGTTTGGTTTGCACAGCCAGATGCTCTCAAG GGTTCGCTTGTTAACACCTTCAAGGAAGTCAGGCCTACTTTGATTTTTGGAGTACCTAG AGTGTATGAAAAGATCATGGAAAAAATGAAGGCAATAGGACAACAAAACACTGGATTAAAGCGAAAGATTGCTGAATATGCAAAGGGTGTGGCTTTGAAAGGAAACATGAATCTTGAAAAGGG ACAATCATTGCCCTTTGGCTGGACACTTGCAACTGCCTTGCTGAAAAAG GTTCGGGTCGCATTGGGACTGGACAGATGCCGATTGTGCTTTGTGGGTGCTGCTCCCGTAACCATGGAAACCCTGAGATATTTTCAGAGCATCAACATCCCACTGTTTGAGCTGTTTGGAATGAGTGAGACTTCAGGGCCGCATTCCATGTCGATTCCTGGTCATGTAGTTTCGGGGAGCTGTGGCATTGCCATGGAAGGTGTTAAAATGAAAATAGCAAATGAAGACGACGACGGAAATGGAGAG CTGTGTGTTAAGGGACGCCACGTTTTCATGGGATACTTGATGAACGAGGAAAAGACAAAGGAGACACTGGATGAGGCCGGATGGCTTCACTCAGGAGATATCGCAAGGATTGACCAG AATGGGCAGCTCTTCATCACTGGACGAATCAAAG agTTGATCATCACTGCCGGTGGGGAGAATATCGCCCCAGTCCCAATTGAAAATGCAATCAAAGCAGAGCTGCCGATAATAAACAATGCAATGGTGATCGGCGACAAGAAAAAGTTTCTCTCCTGTTTCTTAACCCTCCAG GTGAATGTCAACCCAGATACTGGTGTGCCTTCAGATGATCTCACACCACTCGCTATCAAATACTGCCAGTCCATTGGAAGCAATGCAAAGACTGTCTCTGAGGTTCTGTCAACCAAGGATGAGAATGTAATGAAGGCCATACAGGAGGGCATTGATCGAGCAAATGAACATGCTGTGTCTCGGGCTCAAAAG GTTCAGAAGTTCATCATCTTAGAGAAAGACTTCTCGCTTCCTGGAGGAGAGCTAG
- the LOC137992957 gene encoding long-chain-fatty-acid--CoA ligase ACSBG2-like isoform X1, with the protein MDVESSASKPSDVKLVVDRDEKHTEKYRSAKASMRYTGETNGEATSSSSKQAQLTENGRNGHHQNRVAKSSPGDNGIVNPAPADSTWTVKGDGAVQLLMGSSEIENRVPVTVVQTLQTAVRMAPQRVALGVKRNGVWVKWTYQEYYDSVRSAAKSFIKLGLKPYHGVAIIGFNAPEWLISDLGAIFAGGLAVGIYATNSPEACHYVADNCKANIIVVENNAQLQKILKVWNDLPELKAVVQYLGEIEGERPPNVYSWKEFMKLGKEVADEVLQARIDDLVPNKCCTLVYTSGTTGNPKGVMLSHDNLVWTSWVGLKHFGGGQKGPEQVISYLPLSHIAAQILDIFMPITIASSVWFAQPDALKGSLVNTFKEVRPTLIFGVPRVYEKIMEKMKAIGQQNTGLKRKIAEYAKGVALKGNMNLEKGQSLPFGWTLATALLKKVRVALGLDRCRLCFVGAAPVTMETLRYFQSINIPLFELFGMSETSGPHSMSIPGHVVSGSCGIAMEGVKMKIANEDDDGNGELCVKGRHVFMGYLMNEEKTKETLDEAGWLHSGDIARIDQNGQLFITGRIKELIITAGGENIAPVPIENAIKAELPIINNAMVIGDKKKFLSCFLTLQVNVNPDTGVPSDDLTPLAIKYCQSIGSNAKTVSEVLSTKDENVMKAIQEGIDRANEHAVSRAQKVQKFIILEKDFSLPGGELGPTLKLRRPIVVKKFKEKIESLYLD; encoded by the exons ATGGATGTGGAAAGTTCCGCGTCGAAACCGAGTGATGTCAAGCTAGTTGTAGACAGGGATGAGAAACACACGGAAAAATATCGCAGCGCTAAAGCTTCTATGCGTTACACAGGTGAAACCAATGGAGAGGCTACAAGCAGCTCTTCCAAACAAGCTCAACTTACAGAGAACGGCCGAAACGGTCATCATCAAAATCGTGTGGCTAAGAGTTCACCTGGCGACAATGGAATTGTGAATCCGGCTCCCGCAGATTCAACGTGGACAGTCAAAGGCGATGGCGCTGTTCAGCTTCTCATGGGATCTTCTGAAATCGAAAATCGTGTTCCCGTAACCGTGGTGCAAACTTTGCAGACAGCTGTACGTATGGCCCCGCAAAGAGTTGCTCTTGGTGTTAAAAGAAACGGAGTGTGGGTGAAATGGACGTATCAGGAATATTACGATTCTGTTCGCTCTGCTGCCAAGTCCTTTATCAAG CTTGGTCTCAAGCCATATCATGGAGTAGCAATCATTGGTTTTAATGCACCAGAATGGCTGATCTCGGATTTGGGAGCCATTTTTGCAGG AGGACTTGCTGTGGGTATTTATGCTACAAATTCTCCCGAAGCATGTCACTATGTTGCTGACAATTGTAAGgccaatatcattgttgttgagaACAATGCACAACTTCAAAAAATTCTCAAG gtTTGGAATGATCTGCCGGAGCTCAAGGCTGTTGTTCAATACCTTGGAGAAATAGAAGGAGAAAGACCACCAAATGTGTACTCT TGGAAAGAGTTTATGAAACTTGGTAAAGAGGTTGCTGATGAAGTTCTTCAAGCAAGAATTGACGATTTGGTCCCAAATAAATGCTGTACCCTTGTCTACACT TCTGGAACCACTGGAAATCCCAAAGGTGTCATGCTTTCCCATGACAAT TTAGTGTGGACTTCCTGGGTTGGTCTTAAGCACTTTGGTGGTGGACAGAAAGGTCCAGAGCAGGTCATTAGCTATCTCCCTTTGAGTCACATTGCAGCTCAG ATATTGGACATTTTCATGCCAATCACTATTGCTTCTTCTGTTTGGTTTGCACAGCCAGATGCTCTCAAG GGTTCGCTTGTTAACACCTTCAAGGAAGTCAGGCCTACTTTGATTTTTGGAGTACCTAG AGTGTATGAAAAGATCATGGAAAAAATGAAGGCAATAGGACAACAAAACACTGGATTAAAGCGAAAGATTGCTGAATATGCAAAGGGTGTGGCTTTGAAAGGAAACATGAATCTTGAAAAGGG ACAATCATTGCCCTTTGGCTGGACACTTGCAACTGCCTTGCTGAAAAAG GTTCGGGTCGCATTGGGACTGGACAGATGCCGATTGTGCTTTGTGGGTGCTGCTCCCGTAACCATGGAAACCCTGAGATATTTTCAGAGCATCAACATCCCACTGTTTGAGCTGTTTGGAATGAGTGAGACTTCAGGGCCGCATTCCATGTCGATTCCTGGTCATGTAGTTTCGGGGAGCTGTGGCATTGCCATGGAAGGTGTTAAAATGAAAATAGCAAATGAAGACGACGACGGAAATGGAGAG CTGTGTGTTAAGGGACGCCACGTTTTCATGGGATACTTGATGAACGAGGAAAAGACAAAGGAGACACTGGATGAGGCCGGATGGCTTCACTCAGGAGATATCGCAAGGATTGACCAG AATGGGCAGCTCTTCATCACTGGACGAATCAAAG agTTGATCATCACTGCCGGTGGGGAGAATATCGCCCCAGTCCCAATTGAAAATGCAATCAAAGCAGAGCTGCCGATAATAAACAATGCAATGGTGATCGGCGACAAGAAAAAGTTTCTCTCCTGTTTCTTAACCCTCCAG GTGAATGTCAACCCAGATACTGGTGTGCCTTCAGATGATCTCACACCACTCGCTATCAAATACTGCCAGTCCATTGGAAGCAATGCAAAGACTGTCTCTGAGGTTCTGTCAACCAAGGATGAGAATGTAATGAAGGCCATACAGGAGGGCATTGATCGAGCAAATGAACATGCTGTGTCTCGGGCTCAAAAG GTTCAGAAGTTCATCATCTTAGAGAAAGACTTCTCGCTTCCTGGAGGAGAGCTAG
- the LOC137992957 gene encoding long-chain-fatty-acid--CoA ligase ACSBG2-like isoform X2 produces MASPVEGVSYKKISEENENLSISHKGGETNGEATSSSSKQAQLTENGRNGHHQNRVAKSSPGDNGIVNPAPADSTWTVKGDGAVQLLMGSSEIENRVPVTVVQTLQTAVRMAPQRVALGVKRNGVWVKWTYQEYYDSVRSAAKSFIKLGLKPYHGVAIIGFNAPEWLISDLGAIFAGGLAVGIYATNSPEACHYVADNCKANIIVVENNAQLQKILKVWNDLPELKAVVQYLGEIEGERPPNVYSWKEFMKLGKEVADEVLQARIDDLVPNKCCTLVYTSGTTGNPKGVMLSHDNLVWTSWVGLKHFGGGQKGPEQVISYLPLSHIAAQILDIFMPITIASSVWFAQPDALKGSLVNTFKEVRPTLIFGVPRVYEKIMEKMKAIGQQNTGLKRKIAEYAKGVALKGNMNLEKGQSLPFGWTLATALLKKVRVALGLDRCRLCFVGAAPVTMETLRYFQSINIPLFELFGMSETSGPHSMSIPGHVVSGSCGIAMEGVKMKIANEDDDGNGELCVKGRHVFMGYLMNEEKTKETLDEAGWLHSGDIARIDQNGQLFITGRIKELIITAGGENIAPVPIENAIKAELPIINNAMVIGDKKKFLSCFLTLQVNVNPDTGVPSDDLTPLAIKYCQSIGSNAKTVSEVLSTKDENVMKAIQEGIDRANEHAVSRAQKVQKFIILEKDFSLPGGELGPTLKLRRPIVVKKFKEKIESLYLD; encoded by the exons GTGAAACCAATGGAGAGGCTACAAGCAGCTCTTCCAAACAAGCTCAACTTACAGAGAACGGCCGAAACGGTCATCATCAAAATCGTGTGGCTAAGAGTTCACCTGGCGACAATGGAATTGTGAATCCGGCTCCCGCAGATTCAACGTGGACAGTCAAAGGCGATGGCGCTGTTCAGCTTCTCATGGGATCTTCTGAAATCGAAAATCGTGTTCCCGTAACCGTGGTGCAAACTTTGCAGACAGCTGTACGTATGGCCCCGCAAAGAGTTGCTCTTGGTGTTAAAAGAAACGGAGTGTGGGTGAAATGGACGTATCAGGAATATTACGATTCTGTTCGCTCTGCTGCCAAGTCCTTTATCAAG CTTGGTCTCAAGCCATATCATGGAGTAGCAATCATTGGTTTTAATGCACCAGAATGGCTGATCTCGGATTTGGGAGCCATTTTTGCAGG AGGACTTGCTGTGGGTATTTATGCTACAAATTCTCCCGAAGCATGTCACTATGTTGCTGACAATTGTAAGgccaatatcattgttgttgagaACAATGCACAACTTCAAAAAATTCTCAAG gtTTGGAATGATCTGCCGGAGCTCAAGGCTGTTGTTCAATACCTTGGAGAAATAGAAGGAGAAAGACCACCAAATGTGTACTCT TGGAAAGAGTTTATGAAACTTGGTAAAGAGGTTGCTGATGAAGTTCTTCAAGCAAGAATTGACGATTTGGTCCCAAATAAATGCTGTACCCTTGTCTACACT TCTGGAACCACTGGAAATCCCAAAGGTGTCATGCTTTCCCATGACAAT TTAGTGTGGACTTCCTGGGTTGGTCTTAAGCACTTTGGTGGTGGACAGAAAGGTCCAGAGCAGGTCATTAGCTATCTCCCTTTGAGTCACATTGCAGCTCAG ATATTGGACATTTTCATGCCAATCACTATTGCTTCTTCTGTTTGGTTTGCACAGCCAGATGCTCTCAAG GGTTCGCTTGTTAACACCTTCAAGGAAGTCAGGCCTACTTTGATTTTTGGAGTACCTAG AGTGTATGAAAAGATCATGGAAAAAATGAAGGCAATAGGACAACAAAACACTGGATTAAAGCGAAAGATTGCTGAATATGCAAAGGGTGTGGCTTTGAAAGGAAACATGAATCTTGAAAAGGG ACAATCATTGCCCTTTGGCTGGACACTTGCAACTGCCTTGCTGAAAAAG GTTCGGGTCGCATTGGGACTGGACAGATGCCGATTGTGCTTTGTGGGTGCTGCTCCCGTAACCATGGAAACCCTGAGATATTTTCAGAGCATCAACATCCCACTGTTTGAGCTGTTTGGAATGAGTGAGACTTCAGGGCCGCATTCCATGTCGATTCCTGGTCATGTAGTTTCGGGGAGCTGTGGCATTGCCATGGAAGGTGTTAAAATGAAAATAGCAAATGAAGACGACGACGGAAATGGAGAG CTGTGTGTTAAGGGACGCCACGTTTTCATGGGATACTTGATGAACGAGGAAAAGACAAAGGAGACACTGGATGAGGCCGGATGGCTTCACTCAGGAGATATCGCAAGGATTGACCAG AATGGGCAGCTCTTCATCACTGGACGAATCAAAG agTTGATCATCACTGCCGGTGGGGAGAATATCGCCCCAGTCCCAATTGAAAATGCAATCAAAGCAGAGCTGCCGATAATAAACAATGCAATGGTGATCGGCGACAAGAAAAAGTTTCTCTCCTGTTTCTTAACCCTCCAG GTGAATGTCAACCCAGATACTGGTGTGCCTTCAGATGATCTCACACCACTCGCTATCAAATACTGCCAGTCCATTGGAAGCAATGCAAAGACTGTCTCTGAGGTTCTGTCAACCAAGGATGAGAATGTAATGAAGGCCATACAGGAGGGCATTGATCGAGCAAATGAACATGCTGTGTCTCGGGCTCAAAAG GTTCAGAAGTTCATCATCTTAGAGAAAGACTTCTCGCTTCCTGGAGGAGAGCTAG